The genomic interval AATGCACACACCATCCTCCACCACCACACCAGGACCCAGACTCACATTAGGGCCAATGCTGCAGTTCTCGCCAATACGGGCACTTGGGTCCTGAGGACAGCGGGGAAAACACAAGTGGGCCATCTGTCCCCCAAGGTTGAGGGGGTTGACAATGCTCTGGGCAAGGGCCTCACCACCAGCACGTTGCCCACAATGCCGGGGCCTGAGCACAGTTGCTCAGGCTGCTTCTGTCGCAGCGACTGCAGGAAGAGGCACATGCCGGTGAGGAAATCCTTGGGCTGCCCAATGTCCATCCAGAAGCCTGTAGGGAGAGAATGCATCAGGGGGCTCAGCCCAGCCACAGACCACCCCCACCCTGTGGCCTCCCTGCCTCACCCTGCAACTCCATGGCATAGAGCTGCCCCTCCTTGGCCATGACAGGGAAGATCTCCTTCTCAATGGATGTGGGCTGCAGCTGTGGGAGTGGGCAGCTCATGAGCAGGGTCATGGCAGTGGTGGCCTGCCCTACCCCAGCCCACCCAGCAGCTGGCTTCTACACACCTGGATGCGCCGTAGCACTGGAGGGCTCAGGATGTACATGCCTGCGTTGATCTTGTTGGAAACAAACACCTGCGGCTTCTCCACGAACCGGTGAATGCGGCCTGTGTCCGCCTCACACACTACCACGCCATACTTAGAGGGTTCCTCCACTTTGGTCACCTGAGTGCAGGGGGACTTCAGGCCTAGTCCAGGGCTCCTGAGCCTTGATATACATGCTGTCCTAAATTTCAGGGGCTTTGCCGAAAATGCCTAAAGGCACAAACTGCACAGCTCTGCAACCGCAACACCAAGGGGCAGTTCAAGGCTGGAGGATGGGAGAGGCTAGGGAGGCTGCGCATGGGGACAGGTACATTAGAACAGAAAGACGGGCTCTCTTACCAGAATTGAGCCCTCCTGGCCATGGTGCCGGTGGAACTGCACCATGGCTTGAAAGGGGAAATCGCAGATCACGTCACTGTTGAGGACGAAAAAAGGGTCTGCAGTCTCAGAGAGCAAGTCACGGGCCAGTGCCAGGGGCCCAGCTGGGGGAGAGGGACAGGTCACCATCATTTTGGGGGTCTGAGCCCCTGGATCCAGGCTCAGCAGTCCCCATCCAGGCTGAGTCTTGCTCCTTCCCTggccctaaaccctccccaaggGACCTTCCTATCTCTACTGACCTGTTCCTAAAGGCTCCTCTTCATGGGACATAGAGATTCGGATTCCTAGCTGGAAGGAAGAAGCCCCCCGTCAGGTTCCTCTCACCACGGTGAAAAGTTGAGCGGGGACCAAGGGAAAGAGCGAGAAGTCCGTGCCTCACCCTTTGCTCCTGCGCCTTCATTTCCTTCTCCAGCACCTGAGACATATAGCTCACAGCCAGAATCACGTGGTCCACGCCGGCCTGTGGGCAACAGAACAGCGCCGGCCGCCAAGCGGATTCAGCCGAAGGCACAGGTGTCCCCGATCCCCAATCGCTGGCCGTCCCTCATCCTATCAGGTCCTACCAAGATCCCGGCCCCGGGCCTTACCGCGGCCAGCGCCTCCACTTGGTGCAGCAAGATAGGCTTATTGCAGAAGTCCACCAGCGGCTTCGGGATGCTTAGCGTCAGCGGCCGCAGGCGCGTCCCATAGCCACCCACCAAAATCAGTGCCTTCATTGCGCCTGCGGGCGGCCGGAGAGTGAGTCCCGGGCTCCGAGGTGTCCGCGGCCTGCCTGGCGGACCCCTGCCGCACACTCCCGCCGCTGTGCCCGGCCCCTCGCCCTTCACCCGCCAGACTGACCAACTCTGGCTCTGCCTTGTCCGCCCAGTCCGCGCTAACGCTAGGGCCGAGACCGCAGCAAACCTGGACACGACGCCGGACGGAGACCGACTGCTTCCCAACTCGGG from Delphinus delphis chromosome 10, mDelDel1.2, whole genome shotgun sequence carries:
- the GMPPB gene encoding mannose-1-phosphate guanylyltransferase catalytic subunit beta — its product is MKALILVGGYGTRLRPLTLSIPKPLVDFCNKPILLHQVEALAAAGVDHVILAVSYMSQVLEKEMKAQEQRLGIRISMSHEEEPLGTAGPLALARDLLSETADPFFVLNSDVICDFPFQAMVQFHRHHGQEGSILVTKVEEPSKYGVVVCEADTGRIHRFVEKPQVFVSNKINAGMYILSPPVLRRIQLQPTSIEKEIFPVMAKEGQLYAMELQGFWMDIGQPKDFLTGMCLFLQSLRQKQPEQLCSGPGIVGNVLVDPSARIGENCSIGPNVSLGPGVVVEDGVCIRRCTVLRDAHIRSHSWLESCIVGWRCRVGQWVRMENVTVLGEDVIVNDELYLNGASVLPHKSIGESVPEPRIIM